The following proteins come from a genomic window of Methanobacterium sp.:
- a CDS encoding glycosyltransferase family 2 protein: MKYPLISIIILNWNGWEDTLECLESLYQIDYPNYNVILIDNGSEDESIKKIKEYCDGKIVVKSEFFEYNYNNKPIELFEYTKAEIGSVSLENSFYNNKKLVLIKNPENYGFAEGNNIGIRFAMRSLNPDYILLLNNDTVVEKSFLTEMVNVAENNSKIGVVGPKIYYYNYKGRKDVINFAGEEINFYTSRGKRFGRFEIDKGQYDEIRENDKIDGSCMLIKREVIKEVGIFDPLYFAYWEEADLCVRIKNAGYKLIYAPKSRIWHKIGVTWDSYFSYFIIYHYLVRNRLIFMWRYASNIQKTIFILFFVVYLLVNIIIMFIKEDWKTSKEGLKAIKNGIMDFRKLVLK; encoded by the coding sequence ATGAAATATCCCTTAATTTCAATTATAATCCTCAACTGGAACGGTTGGGAAGATACTCTTGAATGTTTGGAGTCCCTTTATCAGATTGATTACCCTAATTATAATGTTATTCTTATAGATAATGGTTCTGAGGATGAATCAATAAAAAAAATTAAGGAATACTGTGATGGAAAAATAGTAGTCAAATCTGAATTTTTTGAATATAATTATAATAACAAACCAATTGAGCTATTTGAATACACAAAAGCAGAAATTGGCTCTGTATCATTAGAAAATTCATTTTATAATAATAAAAAACTGGTTTTAATTAAAAATCCAGAAAATTATGGTTTTGCAGAAGGAAATAATATTGGAATTAGATTTGCTATGAGATCTTTAAATCCAGATTATATCTTACTATTAAACAATGATACTGTAGTTGAAAAGTCCTTTTTAACTGAAATGGTTAATGTAGCAGAAAACAATTCTAAAATTGGTGTTGTCGGACCTAAAATTTATTATTATAATTATAAAGGCAGAAAAGACGTTATAAACTTTGCAGGTGAGGAAATTAATTTTTATACATCTCGAGGGAAACGTTTCGGACGTTTTGAAATAGATAAGGGACAGTATGATGAAATAAGGGAGAATGATAAGATTGACGGAAGTTGCATGCTCATTAAAAGAGAGGTAATTAAAGAAGTTGGGATCTTTGACCCACTATATTTTGCATACTGGGAAGAAGCTGATTTATGTGTTAGAATAAAAAATGCAGGGTATAAGTTAATTTATGCTCCAAAATCTCGTATTTGGCATAAAATTGGAGTTACCTGGGATAGCTATTTCAGTTATTTTATAATTTATCACTATTTAGTTCGTAATCGATTGATTTTCATGTGGAGATATGCGTCAAATATTCAAAAAACCATATTTATACTTTTTTTTGTAGTCTATTTATTGGTTAATATCATTATAATGTTTATAAAAGAGGATTGGAAAACATCGAAAGAAGGATTAAAAGCAATAAAAAATGGAATAATGGATTTTAGAAAATTAGTTCTAAAATAA